A stretch of Mesotoga sp. Brook.08.105.5.1 DNA encodes these proteins:
- a CDS encoding alpha/beta hydrolase translates to MDNLRMHGDPPYRVVVAHGGPGAAGGVAPLARELGKRWGVLEPYQTKKTVSGQIEELREIVENYCISPVILLGHSWGAWLVFLFAAEHGDLVDRIILISSGPFEQHYASGILNTRLNRLDAKEKARAEKLMSLLNNAELKDRELLSEFRELLAKTDHFDLLEDAERVEVNVDAEIYKSVWTEASEMRSSGELLENGKKIRCPVLAVHGDYDPHPAEGVEIPLSRVLENFKFRLLERCGHMPWMEKHVREEFYRIVEEELEKR, encoded by the coding sequence ATGGACAATCTCAGAATGCACGGCGATCCTCCATACAGAGTTGTAGTCGCTCATGGAGGACCTGGAGCGGCCGGAGGAGTCGCGCCCCTTGCGCGAGAGCTGGGAAAGAGATGGGGAGTTCTGGAGCCCTATCAGACAAAGAAGACGGTATCCGGACAAATAGAGGAGTTAAGGGAGATTGTCGAGAATTATTGCATTTCCCCGGTTATTCTTCTGGGACATTCTTGGGGAGCGTGGCTCGTCTTCCTGTTTGCGGCAGAGCATGGCGATCTTGTGGATAGGATAATACTCATAAGCAGCGGTCCTTTCGAGCAGCATTACGCTTCCGGTATTTTGAATACTCGCCTGAACCGTCTTGACGCAAAAGAAAAGGCTCGAGCGGAAAAACTCATGAGCCTCCTGAACAATGCAGAACTGAAAGATAGAGAACTGCTATCTGAGTTCAGAGAACTTCTGGCCAAGACAGACCACTTCGATCTTCTCGAAGATGCCGAAAGAGTCGAAGTCAATGTTGATGCAGAGATATACAAGAGCGTATGGACAGAGGCCTCAGAGATGAGAAGCAGCGGAGAGCTTCTCGAGAATGGCAAGAAGATTCGTTGTCCCGTTCTCGCAGTCCATGGCGATTACGATCCCCATCCGGCAGAGGGTGTCGAGATCCCGCTTTCAAGGGTACTTGAGAATTTCAAGTTCAGGCTTCTGGAAAGATGCGGCCACATGCCCTGGATGGAAAAACATGTCAGAGAAGAGTTCTACAGGATTGTAGAAGAAGAACTTGAGAAAAGATAA
- a CDS encoding D-cysteine desulfhydrase family protein codes for MKLKFINSITPVNRLEWIEEYLELPFELFCKHDELTGFITSGNKIRKLEYLLKDALEKKADTVFTCGGIQSNHCRATALAARSLGMQPVLFLRGRPMEIPQGNVLLDTMVGSDIHYVTKEEYSKIDEIFATKKEEYEKKGSKVYLIPEGGSNALGARGYVDAVKELSGQINLDGVEAIFTAVGSAGTYAGLVAGLKSLGYNTRVIGINVTKDPSSLFVEKTKQLIEGLKEYGIAVSLEGSEIEIVDDFSGPAYAVPSEEDMDLIKKLAKERAFFLDPVYTAKAFRGMLEISRGRFAGKRVLFIHTGGLFKLFDNPAAYVK; via the coding sequence TTGAAACTCAAGTTCATTAACAGCATTACACCTGTGAACAGGCTTGAATGGATTGAAGAGTACCTCGAACTTCCGTTCGAACTGTTCTGCAAGCATGATGAATTAACGGGTTTCATTACGAGCGGAAACAAGATCAGAAAGCTCGAGTATCTTCTGAAAGATGCTCTGGAAAAGAAGGCAGATACGGTATTCACCTGCGGGGGCATTCAGTCTAATCACTGCAGGGCAACGGCCCTTGCCGCTAGATCGCTCGGAATGCAGCCTGTTCTCTTCCTCAGGGGAAGGCCGATGGAGATCCCCCAGGGGAATGTTCTTCTTGACACAATGGTGGGCAGCGATATCCATTATGTGACAAAAGAAGAGTATTCGAAGATAGACGAGATCTTCGCCACGAAGAAGGAAGAATACGAGAAGAAGGGCAGCAAAGTCTACCTGATCCCCGAGGGCGGCTCAAACGCGCTTGGCGCCAGGGGATATGTGGATGCTGTTAAAGAGCTTTCAGGACAGATCAATCTCGACGGTGTCGAAGCCATCTTCACAGCGGTTGGTAGCGCGGGCACCTATGCGGGCCTCGTGGCCGGTCTAAAATCGCTCGGATATAACACCAGAGTGATCGGCATAAACGTCACGAAAGATCCCTCGTCCTTATTTGTGGAAAAGACGAAACAACTAATAGAAGGCCTGAAAGAGTACGGGATAGCCGTCTCACTTGAAGGCAGTGAAATCGAAATAGTCGATGACTTCTCTGGACCGGCGTACGCCGTGCCTTCGGAAGAGGATATGGATCTCATAAAGAAACTTGCGAAGGAGAGAGCATTCTTCCTTGATCCCGTCTATACGGCAAAAGCCTTCAGAGGCATGCTCGAAATCTCTAGAGGGAGATTTGCCGGAAAGAGAGTTCTCTTTATCCATACAGGCGGATTGTTCAAGCTGTTCGACAATCCGGCAGCTTATGTGAAGTAA
- a CDS encoding PadR family transcriptional regulator: protein MGMGRSWIELYLLLLIAEKPGHGYELSSRINDFEIPIFGVGQMGSLYRVLGSLEETGLITSEWDTEDTGPARKNYKITEAGLEYLKSAEVRIRRFKDNIDKFLERLEDLKKA from the coding sequence ATGGGGATGGGCAGATCATGGATCGAGTTGTATCTGCTTCTCCTCATCGCTGAGAAACCGGGCCACGGGTATGAACTGTCTTCTAGAATCAACGACTTCGAGATCCCTATCTTTGGTGTCGGTCAGATGGGCAGTCTGTACCGGGTGCTCGGGAGTCTCGAGGAAACGGGTCTTATAACCTCTGAATGGGATACTGAAGACACAGGTCCAGCCCGGAAGAATTATAAAATAACCGAAGCGGGCCTTGAATATCTTAAATCTGCCGAAGTCAGGATCAGAAGGTTCAAAGACAATATAGATAAGTTTCTTGAAAGGCTTGAAGATCTAAAGAAAGCATGA
- a CDS encoding DnaB-like helicase C-terminal domain-containing protein, which yields MKNLNWPYGGLSNCLQPITSGHLVVVGGLHMSGKTTFLLNLAYKFALEGGRVAFLSCSEPSKNLQTRLLRRVFESQLKLEDTKDLPTDELDELNRSLYELKQLTLDIADLKERSIERTIEVAAELHHSRGIEIFFIDDLYLLSGKRKACGLLKQVGMTLGIVFIVATKLKHSAYRNAGKMPRIEDFEGNGSYLAEADTIMLLHCPSEHRSSSNGIDKVEITLSRAGGVDVDFSDVLQFDWSKAVVSD from the coding sequence ATGAAGAATCTGAACTGGCCTTACGGAGGTCTATCTAATTGTCTCCAACCAATAACAAGCGGGCATCTAGTAGTGGTTGGAGGACTCCATATGAGCGGAAAGACAACGTTTCTGCTAAACCTGGCATATAAATTCGCACTTGAAGGTGGGCGGGTTGCCTTTTTATCATGTAGCGAGCCTTCCAAAAACCTTCAGACAAGACTTTTGCGAAGAGTTTTCGAATCACAGCTAAAGCTGGAAGATACGAAAGATCTGCCCACAGATGAATTAGATGAATTGAATCGCAGTTTGTATGAACTGAAGCAGCTCACATTAGATATTGCAGATTTGAAGGAACGTAGCATAGAAAGAACGATAGAAGTTGCTGCCGAACTCCATCACTCTAGAGGGATCGAAATCTTCTTCATCGACGACCTTTACCTCCTGTCAGGAAAGAGGAAAGCTTGTGGCCTTCTAAAGCAAGTTGGAATGACCCTGGGCATTGTATTCATCGTTGCGACCAAGCTGAAACACTCAGCGTACAGAAATGCTGGAAAGATGCCAAGAATAGAGGATTTTGAAGGAAACGGTTCATACTTGGCAGAAGCCGATACCATTATGTTGCTTCATTGTCCATCTGAACATCGATCAAGTTCAAATGGAATAGACAAGGTTGAAATCACCTTATCCAGAGCCGGTGGCGTCGACGTAGATTTCTCGGATGTTCTTCAATTTGACTGGAGCAAGGCTGTTGTAAGTGACTAG
- a CDS encoding M48 family metallopeptidase yields MASFEIVFLLVVYGISLFELTLLSLNYRNARLSRVSLPDNLRDVFNDDLIGKSVDYTRAKGSFAITSSIVSLAALSIGIFWFFRAVESLAVRAAEGFVIQGLLFFIVIGATAFIITLPFSIYSTFVLEKRFGFNRTTPGTFVADKLKGISLVAVIGIPVVTLVLLAIDSFAYWWLYLLIGVIVFELLAQLIFPTVILPIFYKLKPLDDEDLMGRLRAIAEKAGFEVKSILVMDASRKTGHTNAFFTGIGRAKRIVLFDSLLEKHTSEEIQAIFAHEAGHFKRKHILKGMLVSNAAAAFAVVLLWLIVESPLASGIFGIEKKFTTLLYAGVFLSSVFTMLDWIDSLISRRWEFEADRYAAEMLGTSLPMISALKNLSASNLSNLSPHPLYAALNYSHPPPWERIEKLNSIVSNINERE; encoded by the coding sequence ATGGCTAGCTTCGAGATTGTCTTTCTTCTCGTTGTCTATGGAATCAGTCTCTTTGAACTAACGTTGCTGTCTCTAAACTACAGGAACGCCAGACTCTCGAGGGTATCCCTTCCCGACAACTTGCGCGACGTCTTCAACGATGACCTCATTGGAAAGTCCGTGGATTACACGAGGGCAAAGGGCTCTTTTGCCATCACCTCGTCGATTGTGAGTCTTGCAGCGTTGAGCATAGGCATCTTCTGGTTTTTCAGAGCCGTTGAATCCTTAGCGGTTAGAGCGGCGGAAGGGTTCGTGATTCAGGGGCTTTTGTTCTTCATCGTCATTGGAGCGACCGCCTTTATCATCACTTTGCCCTTCTCTATCTACTCGACGTTCGTTCTCGAGAAGAGATTCGGATTCAATCGGACGACACCGGGAACGTTCGTTGCGGACAAGCTGAAGGGAATAAGCCTGGTGGCTGTAATCGGTATCCCCGTAGTAACTCTGGTTCTACTAGCCATCGACTCGTTTGCTTACTGGTGGCTGTATTTGCTTATCGGAGTCATAGTCTTCGAGCTTCTGGCCCAGCTGATATTTCCAACAGTAATCCTGCCCATCTTCTACAAGCTCAAACCTCTCGATGATGAAGACCTTATGGGCAGGCTAAGGGCTATCGCCGAAAAGGCAGGCTTTGAAGTGAAGTCGATCCTGGTCATGGATGCTTCGAGAAAGACCGGCCACACGAACGCCTTCTTCACAGGGATAGGCCGCGCGAAAAGGATCGTTCTATTTGACAGCTTGCTAGAGAAGCACACTTCAGAAGAGATACAGGCGATCTTCGCACACGAAGCAGGCCATTTTAAACGCAAACACATCCTGAAGGGGATGCTAGTTTCAAATGCTGCTGCAGCCTTTGCGGTGGTCTTGCTCTGGCTGATCGTCGAGAGCCCTCTGGCTTCTGGTATTTTCGGAATTGAGAAGAAGTTCACCACTCTTCTGTACGCAGGTGTTTTCCTCTCATCGGTCTTCACGATGCTCGACTGGATAGACTCGTTAATAAGCAGAAGATGGGAGTTCGAAGCCGACAGGTATGCAGCCGAGATGCTGGGCACATCGCTGCCCATGATAAGCGCGCTGAAGAACCTGTCCGCGTCCAACCTGTCAAACCTGAGTCCACATCCGCTATATGCGGCCCTCAATTATTCCCACCCGCCGCCATGGGAGCGAATTGAAAAACTGAACAGCATAGTCTCTAATATAAATGAGAGAGAGTAG
- a CDS encoding NifB/NifX family molybdenum-iron cluster-binding protein, with protein sequence MKIAIPTIDNNGLKSKISEHFGHSPFFAFVTVENNEIVSHEIEANPFEQHEPGEIPGYVKSKGADVIITRGMGGRARQFFETLGVHAITGASGTVEALVRTYIEGELSSVEYEPEDHGKFHNH encoded by the coding sequence GTGAAGATCGCAATTCCCACTATTGATAATAACGGTCTCAAATCCAAGATTTCAGAGCATTTCGGTCACTCTCCGTTCTTCGCATTCGTAACTGTGGAGAACAACGAGATTGTCTCTCACGAAATCGAAGCGAACCCTTTTGAACAGCACGAGCCAGGCGAGATTCCAGGCTACGTGAAGAGTAAAGGCGCCGATGTGATAATAACAAGAGGCATGGGCGGCCGGGCAAGACAGTTCTTCGAGACGCTGGGCGTACATGCCATTACCGGGGCCAGCGGGACCGTCGAAGCGCTAGTAAGAACCTACATTGAAGGCGAACTTTCCAGCGTTGAATACGAGCCCGAAGACCATGGAAAGTTTCACAATCACTAG
- a CDS encoding M14 family zinc carboxypeptidase produces MDSIKAVIKNVTEYEYFKTVDELNESSRKLAEQYPDLASFYKIGESMAGDPIYCLKIGNGSRAILMYGFPHPNEPIGSMMLDYLSQQLVENEAFRNTFKDVSWYIVKVADNDGAKLNEGWFKGPYTPLNYALNFYRPASFQQVEWTFPIKYKTLDNNDPIPETRALMNIIEEVKPIFIYSLHNAGFGGVYNYISDDAPILYPIFEKAYEDQNIPAALGEPEMPYAVKFAEAVFKMPTMRDTYDYYAANTDRDPAEIIGKAGTCSYEYGKQFNEKVFELVCEVPYYYNPKIEDLSETEFIRRDLVLANIEDTKLEDQKIREIYFPLKDRLVVDTPLRTALDDFLESSERHLPVQENWAKTAKELEKKATVAEAFDNQQVSKTYKMLLWGMLRRIMLLNYEKTNDGEFKAAAEKAYRHMKDMSDKLEKELEYTIIPIKKLVQIQLMSGLYAALYALDRS; encoded by the coding sequence ATGGATTCAATTAAGGCGGTAATCAAGAATGTAACGGAATACGAATACTTCAAGACGGTCGACGAGCTGAACGAGTCGAGCAGGAAACTCGCGGAGCAATACCCCGATCTTGCCAGCTTCTACAAGATAGGTGAATCGATGGCCGGAGATCCGATCTATTGTTTGAAGATCGGCAATGGTTCCAGGGCGATACTGATGTATGGTTTTCCGCATCCAAATGAACCGATAGGAAGCATGATGCTCGACTACCTTTCTCAGCAGCTGGTCGAAAATGAAGCCTTCAGAAATACCTTTAAGGACGTGAGCTGGTACATAGTGAAGGTAGCCGACAACGACGGGGCGAAGTTGAACGAGGGCTGGTTCAAAGGACCATACACGCCCTTGAACTATGCGCTGAACTTCTACAGACCGGCGAGTTTTCAGCAGGTAGAATGGACCTTCCCCATAAAGTACAAGACTCTCGACAACAACGATCCGATTCCCGAGACGAGAGCTCTGATGAACATAATCGAAGAGGTCAAGCCGATCTTCATATATAGCCTCCACAATGCCGGTTTTGGGGGAGTCTACAACTACATATCCGACGATGCTCCGATCCTTTATCCGATATTCGAGAAGGCCTACGAAGACCAGAATATCCCGGCAGCGCTTGGCGAGCCGGAGATGCCGTATGCAGTCAAGTTCGCCGAAGCAGTTTTCAAGATGCCGACGATGAGAGACACCTACGATTACTACGCAGCCAATACAGACAGGGATCCGGCAGAAATAATCGGGAAGGCGGGAACCTGCAGCTACGAGTACGGAAAGCAGTTCAACGAGAAGGTATTTGAGCTGGTATGTGAAGTTCCGTATTATTACAATCCCAAAATTGAAGATCTTTCCGAGACGGAGTTCATCAGGAGGGATCTTGTGCTTGCCAATATCGAAGACACAAAGCTGGAGGACCAGAAGATAAGGGAAATCTACTTCCCGTTGAAGGACAGGCTCGTGGTCGATACTCCTCTGCGGACCGCTCTCGACGACTTCCTCGAATCCTCCGAAAGACACCTCCCTGTACAGGAGAACTGGGCAAAGACCGCCAAGGAATTGGAAAAGAAGGCGACTGTGGCCGAAGCCTTCGACAACCAGCAGGTCTCCAAGACCTACAAGATGCTTTTGTGGGGAATGCTCAGAAGGATCATGCTTCTCAACTACGAGAAGACGAACGACGGTGAGTTCAAAGCTGCCGCAGAGAAAGCATATCGGCACATGAAGGACATGAGTGACAAACTGGAAAAGGAACTCGAGTACACGATTATCCCCATAAAGAAACTCGTCCAAATACAGCTGATGAGCGGACTATATGCTGCTCTTTATGCTCTCGATAGAAGCTAG